One genomic region from Myripristis murdjan chromosome 7, fMyrMur1.1, whole genome shotgun sequence encodes:
- the pqbp1 gene encoding polyglutamine-binding protein 1, translating to MPLPPALLARLAKRGIVKPAEQEADEEIIAEDYDDNNVDYEATRQENLPPNWYKVFDPICGLPYYWNVETDLVAWLSPNDPTSVITKPAKKLRAEGGDDRGERQFEKPDRERERERDRERERERERDRDRDRDRDDGRDRDRRKQRREDVAPYSKSKRGRKDDEMDPMDPSAYSDAPRGTWSTGLPKRNEAKTGADTTAAGPLFQQRPYPSPGAVLRANAANQPPKE from the exons ATGCCTCTGCCTCCGGCGCTGCTGGCCCGCCTGGCCAAGAGAGGGATTGTCAAGCCAGCAGAACAAG AGGCAGACGAGGAGATTATTGCTGAAGACTATGATGACAACAATGTCGACTATGAGGCCACCAGACAAGAGAATTTACCACCAAACTGGTACAAAGTTTTTGACCCCATTTG TGGCCTTCCTTACTACTGGAATGTGGAGACGGATTTGGTTGCCTGGCTGTCCCCGAATGACCCGACATCGGTGATAACAAAACCTGCCAAGAAACTGAGAG CTGAGGGAGGAGATGACAGAGGCGAGAGGCAGTTTGAGAAgccagacagagagcgagaacGGGAGCGAGACAGGGAGCGGGAGCGGGAAAGAGAGCGGGACAGGGATCGTGACCGGGACAGGGACGAcgggagggacagagacagacgaaagcagaggagagaagacgTTGCCCCCTACAGCAAGAGTAAAAGAG GGAGAAAAGATGATGAGATGGACCCCATGGATCCAAGTGCTTACTCAGACGCTCCAAG GGGCACATGGTCCACTGGCTTGCCCAAGCGTAATGAAGCAAAGACGGGTGCAGACACCACAGCGGCAGGGCCTCTGTTCCAGCAGCGACCGTACCCCAGCCCAGGGGCCGTCCTCAGGGCCAACGCAGCCAATCAGCCACCCAAGGAGTGA
- the timm17b gene encoding mitochondrial import inner membrane translocase subunit Tim17-B, with product MEEYAREPCPWRIVDDCGGAFTMGAIGGGVFQSIKGFRNAPVGVRHRLKGSANAVRIRAPQIGGSFAVWGGLFSTIDCGLVRLRGKEDPWNSITSGALTGAVLAARSGPLTMVGSAMMGGILLALIEGFGILLTRYTAQQFQNPNPFAEDPSQLPPKDGSQQQGAQGQFQ from the exons atggaggagtaTGCCCGTGAACCTTG TCCCTGGAGGATAGTGGACGACTGTGGGGGGGCTTTCACCATGGGCGCCATCGGTGGAGGGGTCTTCCAGTCGATCAAGGGCTTTCGTAATGCCCCTGTG GGTGTCCGTCACAGGCTGAAAGGTAGTGCCAATGCTGTGAGAATAAGAGCTCCACAGATCGGAG GCAGCTTTGCAGTGTGGGGTGGGCTCTTCTCCACAATCGACTGTGGTTTGGTGCGTCTGCGAGGGAAAGAGGACCCCTGGAACTCCATAACAAGTGGCGCGCTGACCGGGGCCGTCCTGGCAGCTCGCA GTGGACCTTTAACTATGGTGGGCTCTGCCATGATGGGGGGGATTTTGCTAGCTCTGATTGAGGGCTTTGGGATACTCCTTACCAGATACACTGCACAGCAGTTTCAGAATC CAAATCCGTTTGCAGAAGACCCCAGCCAGCTGCCTCCAAAGGACGGCAGTCAGCAGCAGGGGGCACAAGGGCAGTTCCAGTAG